In Bradyrhizobium sp. 1(2017), one DNA window encodes the following:
- a CDS encoding TRAP transporter substrate-binding protein codes for MKRRDFLKVTGAGLAASTAVAAPAIAQSSPEVRWRLAASWPKALDTLYGGCEYFCKRVAEATDNKFQIQPFAAGEIVPGLQVLDAVSNGTVEMGNTALYYYWGKNPAFTFGTSLPFGLNTRAHIAWLHFGGGTDMLNDLLKEYNSVGIPTGSTGAQMGGWFRKEIKSMDDFRGLKFRVGGFAGTIIAKVGGVPQQLAAGDIYPSLEKGTIDAAEWVGPYDDEKLGFVKVAKYYYYPGWWEGTGQGHNIMNLDKWNALPKQYQAVIETASRDTFTWVTGKYDYVNPPALKRLLVAGAILKPFPQEVLEACYNAAGEIYADLAKNNPHFAKMYSSLTAYRNETLAWQQVAELSFDSFMMRMRTRT; via the coding sequence ATGAAACGTCGTGATTTCCTGAAAGTGACAGGGGCTGGGCTCGCTGCCAGCACAGCCGTTGCTGCGCCGGCCATCGCGCAGTCATCGCCTGAAGTGAGATGGCGCCTTGCGGCGAGCTGGCCCAAGGCACTCGATACGCTCTATGGCGGCTGCGAGTATTTCTGCAAACGCGTTGCCGAGGCCACCGACAACAAATTCCAGATCCAGCCGTTTGCGGCCGGCGAGATCGTCCCGGGCCTGCAGGTGCTCGACGCCGTGTCCAACGGTACCGTCGAGATGGGCAACACGGCGCTGTATTATTACTGGGGCAAGAACCCCGCCTTCACCTTCGGCACGTCGCTGCCATTCGGGCTGAACACGCGCGCGCATATTGCCTGGCTGCACTTCGGCGGCGGCACGGACATGCTCAACGATCTCCTCAAGGAATACAACTCGGTCGGCATTCCGACCGGGTCGACCGGCGCCCAGATGGGCGGCTGGTTCCGGAAGGAGATCAAGTCGATGGATGATTTCAGGGGACTGAAATTCCGCGTCGGCGGTTTCGCCGGCACGATCATCGCCAAGGTGGGCGGCGTGCCGCAGCAGCTCGCCGCCGGCGACATCTATCCGTCTCTGGAAAAAGGCACGATCGACGCGGCCGAATGGGTCGGCCCTTACGACGACGAGAAGCTCGGCTTCGTGAAGGTCGCAAAATATTACTACTATCCGGGCTGGTGGGAAGGCACCGGCCAGGGCCATAACATCATGAATCTCGACAAGTGGAACGCGCTGCCGAAGCAATATCAAGCTGTGATCGAGACGGCGTCGCGCGATACGTTCACGTGGGTCACGGGCAAGTACGATTACGTCAATCCGCCCGCGCTGAAGCGCCTGCTGGTGGCCGGGGCGATCCTGAAGCCGTTCCCGCAGGAAGTGCTCGAGGCCTGCTACAATGCCGCGGGCGAGATCTACGCCGATCTCGCCAAGAACAATCCGCACTTCGCCAAGATGTATTCGAGCCTCACCGCCTATCGCAACGAGACGCTCGCTTGGCAACAGGTGGCGGAGCTCAGCTTCGACAGCTTCATGATGCGGATGCGGACGCGGACATAG
- a CDS encoding SMP-30/gluconolactonase/LRE family protein: MKNRFACAAAVAVLFAATSASAETWEITKLVPGSAFHGVHGLAVDKAGHLFAGSVAGAALYEVDIAGGTAKVAIPAPVGMADDIAFAPDGTMAWTGFLAGDLYARKGDGPIKKLASGLPGINSLAFRKDGRLYATTVFLGDTLYEIDVEGVKPPRQIMEKMGGLNGFEFGPDDKLYGPLWFKGQVAKVDVDKAELTVVADGFKVPAAVNFDSKGNLFVVDTALGQLVRVDPKSGTKTIVAQLKPSLDNLAIDDKDRIYVSNMADNGIQEVDPATGQAKQIIIGKLALPGGIGVTSENGRDTIHVADVFADRIVDAVTGEITEKARMHAAGVSLEYPMSATARGNDVILSSWFTGTVQVIDGKSGAARDMLHGFKAPHDAIMLADGSILVAELGTKSLVKVSGEHGKDRTTLIGDLEGPVGLVRGASDEVYVTEAFAGIVSRIDGNGKKTVVAKELKMPEGIARTSDGKLVVAEVGAKRLIEIVPDSGKVTEIAANLPIGLTGAPSGLPMHIPTGVAIGATGVIYVSSDLENAIYKVTKK; encoded by the coding sequence ATGAAGAACAGGTTCGCCTGCGCTGCCGCCGTCGCTGTGCTTTTCGCCGCCACGAGCGCCTCGGCCGAAACCTGGGAGATCACCAAGCTCGTCCCGGGCTCGGCATTCCACGGCGTGCACGGGCTCGCCGTCGACAAGGCCGGCCACCTGTTTGCCGGCAGCGTCGCGGGCGCCGCGCTCTACGAGGTCGACATCGCGGGCGGTACCGCCAAGGTTGCAATTCCCGCTCCGGTCGGAATGGCCGACGACATCGCATTCGCGCCCGACGGCACCATGGCCTGGACCGGCTTCCTCGCCGGCGATCTCTATGCGCGCAAGGGCGACGGCCCGATCAAGAAGCTCGCGAGCGGCCTTCCCGGCATCAACTCGCTCGCCTTCCGCAAGGACGGCAGGCTCTACGCCACCACCGTCTTCCTCGGCGACACGCTCTATGAGATCGACGTCGAGGGCGTCAAACCGCCCCGCCAGATCATGGAGAAAATGGGCGGCCTCAACGGCTTCGAGTTCGGTCCCGACGACAAGCTCTACGGTCCGCTGTGGTTCAAGGGACAGGTCGCCAAGGTCGACGTCGACAAGGCCGAGCTGACCGTCGTCGCCGATGGCTTCAAGGTCCCGGCCGCGGTGAATTTCGATTCCAAGGGCAATCTGTTCGTGGTCGACACTGCGCTCGGCCAGCTCGTGCGGGTCGATCCCAAGTCCGGCACCAAGACCATCGTCGCGCAATTGAAGCCGTCGCTGGACAATCTCGCGATCGACGACAAGGACCGCATCTACGTGTCCAACATGGCTGACAACGGCATCCAGGAGGTCGATCCGGCGACCGGACAGGCAAAGCAGATCATCATCGGCAAGCTCGCCCTGCCCGGCGGCATCGGTGTCACCTCGGAGAACGGCAGGGATACGATCCACGTCGCCGACGTGTTCGCCGATCGCATTGTGGACGCGGTGACCGGCGAGATCACCGAGAAGGCGCGCATGCACGCCGCAGGCGTCTCCCTCGAATATCCGATGAGCGCGACGGCGCGCGGCAACGACGTGATCCTGTCGAGCTGGTTCACCGGCACGGTGCAGGTGATCGACGGCAAGAGCGGCGCAGCGCGCGACATGCTGCACGGCTTCAAGGCGCCGCATGACGCGATCATGCTCGCGGACGGCAGCATCCTGGTGGCCGAGCTCGGCACCAAGTCGCTGGTCAAGGTCAGCGGCGAGCACGGCAAGGATCGCACCACGCTGATCGGCGATCTCGAGGGCCCCGTGGGCCTCGTTCGTGGGGCAAGCGACGAAGTCTACGTCACCGAGGCCTTTGCAGGCATCGTCTCCAGGATCGACGGCAATGGGAAGAAGACCGTGGTCGCCAAGGAGCTGAAAATGCCCGAAGGCATCGCGCGCACGAGCGACGGCAAGCTGGTCGTGGCGGAAGTCGGCGCCAAGCGGCTGATCGAGATCGTGCCGGACAGCGGCAAGGTGACCGAGATCGCGGCCAACCTCCCGATCGGCCTGACGGGCGCGCCGAGCGGCCTGCCGATGCATATTCCGACGGGTGTCGCGATTGGCGCAACCGGCGTCATCTACGTCTCGTCGGACCTGGAGAACGCGATCTACAAGGTCACGAAGAAATAG
- a CDS encoding M23 family metallopeptidase, whose product MNHRTSRGAYGRETGIIDLGHEPPLSVDGSEAAVIDRRRVSVQWFSGTILTGLCGAALIGGAVFASLDGEMTFAKVPERVEGALRGAFGAGDRAATLHKSDRLPPPSESTASRNIMRVSTVARVGNRDVMRVRPFVRIAGNLSMTTSDLSAKIPPFNAQRLLTDVGSDPKTASDDPNNPEAVEPDAEVSFVTKDLSPVLPKAKISAVVALDDILMRVRDAANWRGNGGVRYASLSNATADVSGAAGPSDIRSAYAPEASSSDPYAGFETRVVPENVTLLPKTKEQITGGNPNGERVHTVRKGDSVGSVLRDLGATAEEIKAITATLGPRGRDGGLKEGEKLRILMAPASPGARLQPYRVVVANDTMVEAIAALSDLGKYVAVDVSSMNNVADAAANANSDDDDDDDGSGVRLYQSIYETAMRNKVPMLVIEDMIKIYSYDVDFQRKVQPGDSFDVFYAGEDEGVTATEKNEVLFASLTVGGETKKYYRYQSPDDGVVDYYDETGKSAKKFLVRKPVNNAIMRSGFGGRRHPILGYVKMHTGVDWATAYGTPIFASGNGMIEKAGPEGGYGKYIRIKHSNGYETAYGHMSAFAKGMEVGKKVRQGQVIGFVGSSGMSTGPHVHYEILVNGRFVDPMRVKLPRGRSLEGPMLASFEKERDRLDGMMSGRGGAIARMSDATGGPLQVSNR is encoded by the coding sequence TTGAACCACAGGACGTCACGCGGCGCTTACGGGCGTGAGACCGGGATCATCGATCTCGGCCACGAGCCGCCGCTATCCGTCGATGGTTCCGAGGCCGCCGTCATCGATCGCCGCCGCGTCTCGGTGCAATGGTTCAGCGGGACAATTCTGACCGGACTCTGCGGCGCAGCCCTGATCGGCGGCGCCGTTTTTGCGTCGCTCGACGGCGAGATGACCTTCGCCAAGGTGCCGGAGCGGGTCGAAGGCGCGCTGCGCGGTGCCTTCGGCGCCGGCGATCGCGCCGCCACGCTGCACAAGAGCGACCGCCTGCCGCCGCCGAGCGAATCCACGGCCTCGCGCAACATCATGCGCGTCTCCACGGTCGCCCGCGTCGGCAACCGCGACGTGATGCGGGTGCGCCCCTTCGTCCGGATCGCCGGCAATCTGTCGATGACGACGAGCGATCTGTCGGCGAAGATCCCGCCGTTCAACGCCCAGCGCCTGCTCACCGACGTCGGCTCCGACCCGAAGACCGCCTCCGACGATCCCAACAATCCCGAAGCCGTCGAGCCCGACGCCGAAGTCTCCTTCGTCACCAAGGACCTGTCGCCGGTGCTGCCGAAGGCGAAGATTTCCGCGGTGGTGGCGCTCGACGACATCCTGATGCGGGTGCGCGACGCCGCCAATTGGCGCGGCAATGGCGGGGTGCGCTACGCCTCGCTCTCCAATGCCACCGCCGACGTTTCCGGTGCGGCCGGTCCCTCCGACATCAGAAGCGCCTACGCCCCCGAAGCGTCGTCATCGGATCCCTATGCCGGCTTCGAGACCCGCGTGGTGCCGGAAAACGTCACGCTGCTGCCCAAGACCAAGGAGCAGATCACCGGCGGCAATCCCAACGGCGAGCGCGTCCACACGGTCAGGAAGGGCGACAGCGTCGGCAGCGTGCTGCGCGATCTCGGCGCCACTGCCGAGGAGATCAAGGCGATCACCGCAACGCTCGGTCCGCGCGGCCGCGACGGCGGCCTGAAGGAAGGCGAGAAGCTCCGCATCCTGATGGCGCCCGCAAGCCCCGGCGCCCGCCTGCAGCCCTACCGCGTCGTCGTCGCCAACGACACCATGGTCGAGGCGATCGCGGCGCTGTCCGATCTCGGTAAATACGTCGCGGTCGACGTCTCCAGCATGAACAACGTCGCCGACGCTGCGGCCAACGCCAACAGCGACGACGATGACGATGATGACGGCTCCGGCGTCCGGCTCTACCAGAGCATCTACGAGACCGCGATGCGCAACAAGGTGCCGATGCTGGTCATCGAGGACATGATCAAGATCTACTCCTACGACGTCGATTTCCAGCGCAAGGTGCAGCCGGGCGACTCGTTCGACGTGTTCTATGCCGGCGAGGACGAGGGCGTGACCGCGACCGAGAAGAACGAGGTGCTGTTTGCCTCGCTCACCGTCGGCGGCGAGACCAAGAAATACTATCGCTACCAGAGCCCCGACGACGGCGTCGTCGACTATTACGACGAGACCGGCAAGAGCGCGAAGAAGTTCCTGGTCAGGAAGCCCGTCAACAACGCCATCATGCGCTCCGGCTTCGGCGGCCGCCGCCATCCGATCCTCGGCTATGTGAAGATGCACACCGGCGTCGACTGGGCCACCGCCTACGGCACGCCGATTTTCGCCTCCGGCAACGGCATGATCGAGAAGGCCGGCCCCGAGGGCGGCTACGGCAAGTACATCCGCATCAAGCACTCCAACGGCTACGAGACCGCCTACGGCCACATGTCGGCCTTCGCCAAGGGCATGGAAGTCGGCAAGAAGGTGCGGCAGGGCCAGGTGATCGGCTTCGTCGGCTCGTCGGGCATGTCGACCGGCCCGCACGTCCACTACGAGATCCTGGTCAACGGCCGCTTCGTCGACCCGATGCGTGTGAAGCTGCCGCGCGGTCGCTCGCTGGAAGGTCCGATGCTGGCAAGCTTCGAGAAGGAGCGCGACCGGCTCGACGGCATGATGAGCGGCCGCGGCGGCGCCATCGCCCGCATGTCGGACGCAACCGGTGGACCGTTGCAGGTCAGCAACCGCTGA
- a CDS encoding TRAP transporter substrate-binding protein, producing MKRRDFLKVTGASLAASTAVAAPAIAQGSPEIKWRYATSWPKALDTLYGGCEYFCKQVADLTDNKFQIQPFAAGEIVPGLQVLDAVSNGTVEIGNTALYYYWGKNPAFTFATALPFGLNTRQQISWLLWGGGQDLVNDLLKEHNVYGIPTGSTGAQMGGWFRKEIKTVDDLKGMKMRIGGFAGTILSKLGSVPQQLAGGDIYPALEKGTIDAAEWVGPYDDEKLGFVKVAKYYYYPGWWEGTSQGHNIMNLEKWNALPKHYKAAIDAASRDTFTWITGKYDAVNAPALKRLIVNGALVRGFPQEVLEACYNAANEIYADLSKSNPHFGKMYASMTAFKNDSLPWTQVAELSYDSFMARMRTKS from the coding sequence ATGAAACGTCGTGATTTCCTGAAGGTAACGGGCGCGAGCCTGGCCGCGAGCACAGCAGTGGCTGCGCCCGCAATTGCGCAAGGCTCGCCCGAGATCAAGTGGCGATATGCCACGAGCTGGCCGAAGGCGCTCGATACGCTCTATGGCGGCTGCGAATATTTCTGCAAGCAGGTCGCCGACCTCACCGACAACAAATTCCAGATCCAGCCGTTCGCGGCCGGAGAGATCGTCCCGGGCCTGCAGGTGCTCGATGCCGTCTCCAACGGCACGGTCGAGATCGGCAACACCGCGCTCTATTACTACTGGGGCAAGAATCCTGCTTTCACCTTCGCAACCGCGCTGCCATTCGGCTTGAACACGCGCCAGCAGATTTCCTGGCTGTTGTGGGGCGGCGGGCAGGATCTCGTCAACGATCTGCTCAAGGAACACAACGTTTACGGCATCCCGACCGGGTCGACCGGCGCGCAGATGGGCGGCTGGTTCAGGAAGGAGATCAAGACGGTCGACGATCTGAAGGGCATGAAGATGCGCATCGGCGGTTTCGCCGGCACGATCCTCTCCAAGCTCGGCTCCGTGCCTCAGCAGCTCGCCGGCGGCGACATCTATCCGGCGCTGGAAAAGGGCACCATCGACGCCGCCGAATGGGTCGGCCCCTATGACGACGAGAAGCTCGGTTTCGTGAAAGTCGCCAAATATTACTACTACCCCGGCTGGTGGGAAGGCACGAGCCAGGGCCACAACATCATGAACCTCGAAAAGTGGAATGCGCTGCCCAAACATTACAAGGCAGCGATCGACGCGGCGTCACGCGACACCTTCACCTGGATCACCGGCAAATACGATGCGGTGAACGCTCCGGCGCTGAAGCGGCTGATCGTGAACGGCGCCCTCGTCAGGGGCTTCCCGCAGGAGGTGCTCGAGGCCTGCTACAACGCGGCCAACGAGATCTACGCGGACCTCTCCAAGTCAAATCCGCATTTCGGCAAGATGTATGCGAGCATGACGGCGTTCAAGAACGACTCGCTGCCTTGGACGCAGGTCGCCGAGCTGAGCTACGACAGCTTCATGGCGCGGATGCGTACCAAGTCATGA